In Maridesulfovibrio sp., the following proteins share a genomic window:
- the cas7c gene encoding type I-C CRISPR-associated protein Cas7/Csd2 → MGAITNRYEFVYLFDVENGNPNGDPDAGNLPRVDPETGHGLVTDVCLKRKIRNFVEIAKGEEEGFNIYVAEKAVLNRNNEQAYKALEIKQEKKKLPKDQEKARKLTRWMCDNFFDVRTFGAVMTTEVNCGQVRGPVQLTFAKSIEPIMPSEISITRMAVTNEKDLEKERTMGRKFIVPYALYRAEGYISAHLADGDKGTGFSESDLELLWQSLANMFDHDHSAARGKMNARGLVVFKHETKLGNAPAHKLFDTVSVEKNNNTDGPARAFSDYTVKVDESAVPEGVDLDIKF, encoded by the coding sequence ATGGGCGCAATCACCAATCGTTACGAATTCGTTTACCTTTTTGATGTTGAAAACGGGAACCCCAACGGCGACCCGGATGCTGGGAATCTGCCCAGAGTTGATCCTGAAACAGGGCATGGCCTTGTGACCGATGTCTGTCTGAAACGCAAGATCAGGAATTTTGTTGAAATCGCTAAAGGAGAAGAAGAAGGTTTTAATATTTATGTTGCTGAGAAAGCGGTTTTGAATCGGAACAACGAACAGGCTTATAAAGCTCTTGAGATTAAACAGGAGAAGAAAAAGCTTCCTAAAGATCAGGAAAAGGCCCGTAAATTGACCCGCTGGATGTGTGATAATTTTTTTGATGTAAGAACATTCGGGGCCGTAATGACTACCGAGGTCAACTGCGGGCAGGTCCGTGGCCCTGTGCAATTGACTTTTGCCAAAAGTATAGAGCCGATCATGCCTTCAGAGATCAGCATTACCCGTATGGCTGTCACCAACGAGAAAGATCTGGAAAAAGAACGCACCATGGGCCGCAAATTCATCGTCCCTTATGCTCTGTACCGTGCCGAAGGCTACATTTCCGCCCATCTTGCTGACGGTGACAAGGGAACCGGTTTCTCCGAAAGCGATCTTGAATTGCTCTGGCAATCCTTGGCCAATATGTTCGACCATGACCATTCCGCAGCCAGGGGCAAAATGAATGCCCGTGGGCTGGTTGTTTTTAAGCATGAAACCAAGCTGGGGAATGCTCCGGCGCACAAGCTCTTTGATACCGTTTCTGTTGAGAAAAATAATAATACTGATGGACCGGCAAGGGCTTTTTCCGATTATACTGTAAAGGTTGATGAATCGGCAGTTCCTGAGGGTGTTGATCTGGATATTAAGTTCTAA
- the cas4 gene encoding CRISPR-associated protein Cas4 has protein sequence MSELLPISALQHYLFCPRQCALIHVEKVWVENRFTVEGRIMHRRVDSEQRGRRAGADQDLSVPLKSERLGLYGIADVVEMVPGPDGREVPYPVEYKRGSPKILDWDRVQLCAQALCLEEMLGVSVPEGAIFYGKPRRREVVDFDHKLRVLVKETAMELHRLIAEARIPAAVKDKKCRSCSLAGECMPGVGNIKVEPYLLSALKE, from the coding sequence ATGTCCGAATTATTGCCCATTTCCGCATTGCAGCACTACCTGTTTTGCCCGCGTCAATGCGCCCTTATCCATGTTGAAAAGGTGTGGGTTGAAAACAGGTTTACTGTGGAAGGCAGAATTATGCACCGGCGTGTCGACTCCGAACAACGGGGAAGGCGCGCCGGGGCTGATCAGGATTTATCCGTACCGCTTAAAAGTGAGCGGTTGGGATTATACGGCATTGCCGATGTTGTAGAAATGGTTCCCGGACCGGACGGAAGGGAAGTCCCGTATCCGGTGGAATACAAAAGGGGCAGCCCTAAAATTCTGGATTGGGATCGTGTTCAGCTTTGTGCGCAGGCTCTTTGTCTTGAAGAAATGCTGGGAGTGTCAGTGCCGGAAGGGGCTATCTTCTACGGCAAGCCTCGCCGCAGGGAAGTTGTTGATTTCGACCATAAACTTAGGGTGTTGGTAAAAGAAACGGCTATGGAACTCCATAGATTGATAGCCGAAGCCCGAATTCCGGCAGCTGTCAAAGACAAGAAATGCCGTTCATGTTCGTTGGCCGGAGAATGTATGCCCGGAGTCGGGAATATAAAAGTGGAGCCATATCTGCTGAGTGCTCTTAAAGAATAG
- the cas1c gene encoding type I-C CRISPR-associated endonuclease Cas1c: MKKLLNTLYVTTQGSYLSKDGECIVVRSEDGSKRKFPAHVLDGVVCFGNVLCSPFLLGHCADSGISVSFLTENGRFLAEVKGPQSGNVMLRREQYRRADDLVQASAMARSFLIGKTVNSRAVLRRGLRDHGERIDSGRLENATLELDSYAKRLSNPLELEEARGLEGRAANVYFNVLDELILKNDGEFTFTGRNRRPPLDKVNCLLSFVYTLLAHDVRSALEAAGLDPQVGFLHRDRPGRPGLALDMMEEFRSFMADRIVLTLINRGEVSSKGFSVKESGAVLMNDDTRKTVLQAWQKRKSDIVLHPYIKEKIPLGIAFHVQAKLLARCLRNDLDGYPPFFWK; encoded by the coding sequence TTGAAAAAATTGCTCAACACTCTTTATGTGACCACTCAGGGCAGTTACCTGTCAAAGGATGGCGAATGCATTGTCGTCCGTTCAGAGGATGGGAGTAAAAGGAAATTTCCGGCTCATGTTTTGGACGGCGTTGTCTGTTTCGGAAATGTCCTGTGCAGTCCTTTTTTGCTTGGTCATTGTGCGGATAGCGGAATTTCCGTGTCGTTTTTGACAGAGAATGGACGTTTTCTGGCAGAAGTAAAAGGTCCGCAAAGCGGGAATGTTATGCTGCGCCGTGAGCAGTATCGGCGGGCAGATGATCTTGTGCAGGCTTCTGCGATGGCCCGCAGTTTTTTGATTGGCAAGACGGTTAACTCAAGGGCCGTATTGCGCAGGGGATTGCGTGATCACGGGGAGCGCATAGATTCAGGACGTCTTGAGAACGCGACTCTTGAACTGGATTCCTATGCAAAAAGATTGAGCAATCCCTTGGAGCTTGAAGAAGCTCGCGGGCTGGAGGGTAGAGCAGCCAATGTTTATTTTAATGTTTTGGATGAATTGATTTTGAAAAATGACGGGGAGTTTACCTTTACAGGTCGCAATCGTCGACCTCCGTTGGATAAGGTGAATTGTCTGCTGTCCTTTGTTTACACTCTTTTGGCCCATGATGTGCGGTCTGCTCTTGAGGCAGCAGGACTTGATCCGCAAGTTGGGTTTCTGCATCGAGACCGTCCGGGCAGGCCGGGATTGGCTTTGGATATGATGGAGGAGTTTCGTTCATTTATGGCAGACAGAATCGTTTTGACGCTCATCAACCGTGGTGAAGTCAGTAGCAAGGGTTTTTCTGTAAAGGAAAGTGGTGCTGTGCTTATGAACGATGATACGCGCAAAACTGTGTTGCAGGCTTGGCAGAAGCGCAAAAGTGATATTGTCCTGCATCCATATATCAAAGAGAAGATTCCATTAGGGATTGCTTTTCATGTGCAGGCAAAACTTCTGGCCCGATGTCTGAGAAACGATCTTGACGGGTATCCTCCGTTTTTCTGGAAGTGA
- the cas2 gene encoding CRISPR-associated endonuclease Cas2, whose product MLVLVSYDVSFEDEGGKRRLRRIAKVCENYGQRVQYSVFECVVDPGQWVNLRQKLLDEYEEESDSLRFYFLGKNWQRRVEHHGVGQGYDPENDVLIL is encoded by the coding sequence ATGCTTGTTCTTGTCAGTTATGATGTGAGTTTCGAAGACGAGGGGGGCAAAAGACGGTTACGCCGTATTGCCAAGGTCTGTGAGAACTATGGGCAGCGGGTTCAGTATTCGGTTTTTGAGTGCGTTGTTGACCCGGGACAATGGGTAAATTTGCGTCAAAAATTGCTAGATGAGTATGAAGAGGAAAGCGATAGCTTGCGTTTTTATTTTTTAGGCAAAAATTGGCAGCGTAGAGTGGAACATCATGGAGTAGGGCAAGGATATGACCCCGAAAATGATGTGTTGATCTTATAG
- a CDS encoding ABC transporter ATP-binding protein, translating into MSLIEIRDLTKTYMFGGQKINAVSNLHLNIEEQEFVVLAGPSGSGKTTLLNLIGGLDQPTQGTLCIAGCRIDRMTPKALADFRLRSIGFIFQAHNLIPVLTAAENAEYVLLLQKAPKKTRREIVDSLFAELGIDGLQDRLPKDLSGGQQQRVAIARALASEPALILADEPTASLDSKASADLLELLLVLNKTKGISIVASSHDPMVMKYSKRTVFLQDGRLKNG; encoded by the coding sequence ATGAGCCTGATTGAAATTAGAGATTTAACTAAAACATATATGTTCGGTGGACAGAAAATAAATGCAGTTTCCAATCTTCATCTTAATATTGAAGAACAGGAATTTGTCGTACTTGCGGGTCCTTCGGGAAGTGGCAAAACCACATTGCTGAACTTGATCGGCGGACTTGACCAGCCGACACAGGGGACTCTTTGTATAGCCGGATGCAGAATTGACCGGATGACGCCTAAAGCCTTGGCCGACTTCCGGCTCAGGTCAATTGGTTTTATTTTTCAGGCGCATAATCTTATACCGGTACTTACCGCTGCGGAAAACGCAGAGTATGTGCTTTTGCTGCAAAAAGCCCCTAAAAAAACACGGAGGGAAATAGTCGACTCCTTGTTTGCGGAGTTGGGGATTGACGGGTTGCAGGACAGGCTGCCCAAAGACCTGTCCGGAGGGCAGCAGCAACGGGTAGCAATAGCACGGGCCCTTGCCTCCGAACCGGCATTGATTCTTGCTGACGAACCAACAGCAAGTCTTGATTCAAAGGCAAGTGCGGATCTGCTGGAATTGCTTCTTGTATTAAACAAAACAAAAGGGATCTCCATTGTCGCCAGCTCACATGATCCAATGGTCATGAAATATTCAAAACGGACCGTTTTTTTGCAAGATGGGCGACTGAAAAATGGCTGA
- a CDS encoding FtsX-like permease family protein gives MNSIQLAWRNLFRHKGRIILTLIGLSLSLTLVQTFHNFTKGVYSYMVETGVRSGTGHIVICNENYLETKDSNVFFLPGRLVKTINAISGVQSVLPRVKLCGLAQSSRESRNIRIEGINIAVENKINPFLKGIPKETFEKNWRSGDALVGSILINELQIKPGQKFVVTTQNDRGELVSELFRAKASLETGIRAVDSSLIIVSQKKAAEMLGVPGAAHELAVVLKDACFIETVFPIINDLLKNNTELKAFSWEKAMPNLYNAIRWDYVSMKFLSLIVLMIVTIGVTNTLLMGVMERIYEFGILKAIGTSPKQLKTMIMAEALLLGLFSIVIGSALTSLATWYLVHYGFDLRLFIPANLEFGGVLFSALLYAKWDILWMSRFAFYMLLLCLAASVYPALKASRISPAEALRHI, from the coding sequence TTGAATTCTATCCAACTCGCATGGCGAAATCTTTTTCGGCACAAAGGCCGTATCATCCTTACCCTTATCGGGCTTAGCCTCAGTCTTACACTGGTCCAGACATTCCACAATTTTACAAAAGGTGTTTACTCCTACATGGTGGAAACCGGTGTTCGCTCCGGAACCGGGCATATCGTGATCTGCAATGAGAATTACCTTGAGACAAAAGACAGTAATGTTTTTTTCCTCCCCGGCAGGCTCGTTAAAACAATTAACGCGATCTCCGGTGTTCAAAGCGTGCTGCCACGTGTAAAACTTTGCGGGTTGGCCCAATCCAGCAGGGAAAGCAGAAATATCCGAATTGAAGGGATAAACATCGCTGTCGAAAACAAAATCAATCCTTTTTTGAAGGGAATTCCTAAAGAAACCTTCGAAAAAAACTGGCGCAGTGGGGATGCACTTGTGGGAAGCATCCTGATAAATGAGCTGCAGATCAAACCGGGACAAAAATTCGTTGTCACAACTCAGAATGACCGAGGAGAGCTTGTCAGTGAATTATTTAGGGCCAAAGCATCCCTTGAGACCGGCATCAGGGCAGTGGACAGTTCCCTGATTATAGTAAGCCAGAAAAAAGCAGCTGAGATGTTAGGCGTGCCAGGAGCGGCCCATGAACTGGCTGTAGTTTTAAAGGATGCCTGCTTCATTGAGACAGTATTCCCAATCATCAATGATTTGCTGAAAAACAATACGGAATTAAAAGCTTTCTCTTGGGAAAAAGCCATGCCCAACCTCTATAATGCCATACGCTGGGACTATGTCAGCATGAAATTCCTTTCCCTTATTGTACTGATGATTGTGACCATAGGAGTGACCAACACCCTGCTTATGGGAGTAATGGAACGTATATACGAATTCGGAATTCTTAAGGCTATCGGAACGTCCCCCAAACAATTAAAAACAATGATTATGGCCGAAGCTCTGCTTTTAGGACTCTTTTCAATCGTTATAGGGTCAGCCCTCACTTCTCTGGCAACATGGTACCTTGTTCATTACGGTTTTGATCTCCGTCTATTTATTCCCGCAAATCTTGAATTTGGCGGAGTTCTTTTTTCTGCCCTGCTTTATGCTAAGTGGGACATTCTCTGGATGAGCAGGTTTGCGTTCTATATGCTTTTGTTGTGTCTGGCGGCTTCAGTATACCCTGCGTTGAAGGCTTCCAGAATTTCCCCTGCGGAAGCATTAAGACATATATAA
- a CDS encoding FtsX-like permease family protein, whose amino-acid sequence MLLVSLALRNIMRNKRRSFLTISAMVLSSAMLLLAIGVSAGKMQDMLASATDQYYGHIIISGKNYQKRRSIFTNFQLGPEQLKTLAGLDFVKGYSPRLRGFGLLCRKENSLPVEALGIRPEMEKNVTVLQDSLIAGKQLGDDHEGVLLGEGLARKLGVCPGDDLAFVSGASDGSIGNGILFIKGIFRTGNFRNDNELILVNLDWLQNILVLPGTVHSLALSVQDPMQAKLIAAKLQPLFGDKFEVLDWSAFLPEIRDAIAISYVTNIIVMTIFYLATGLGIFNTFYMSVMERSYEFGVLMALGTRPWQIRVIVLLETFFMGMIAVTLGVCMGLSMNYYLQKVGIDLSGSVEPITYAGGTILPKIHASIDFSYQISAACLLLFVCIAAGFLPANRAAKLNPVQVIRGD is encoded by the coding sequence ATGCTTCTTGTTTCTCTTGCCCTTCGCAATATCATGCGTAATAAACGCCGCTCTTTCCTGACCATATCGGCAATGGTGCTTTCTTCGGCCATGCTGCTTTTGGCTATCGGGGTTTCGGCCGGTAAAATGCAGGATATGCTCGCTTCAGCAACAGACCAGTATTATGGCCATATCATCATTTCCGGCAAAAATTATCAGAAAAGAAGAAGTATATTTACAAATTTTCAGTTGGGACCGGAACAACTGAAAACCCTTGCAGGGCTGGATTTTGTTAAAGGCTATTCTCCAAGGTTGCGTGGTTTCGGACTTCTTTGCCGTAAGGAAAATTCATTACCTGTTGAAGCCTTGGGCATTCGTCCTGAGATGGAAAAGAATGTAACAGTATTGCAGGACAGTCTTATCGCGGGCAAACAACTTGGAGATGATCATGAGGGAGTTCTTCTCGGAGAAGGTTTGGCCCGGAAACTTGGAGTGTGCCCCGGAGATGATTTGGCTTTTGTTTCCGGTGCAAGCGACGGTTCAATCGGCAACGGCATTCTGTTTATTAAAGGTATTTTCCGCACGGGTAATTTCCGTAATGATAATGAATTAATTCTTGTTAACCTTGATTGGTTGCAAAATATTCTGGTTTTGCCCGGCACCGTTCACTCCTTGGCTTTGAGCGTGCAGGACCCCATGCAGGCCAAGCTGATTGCCGCAAAGCTCCAGCCACTCTTCGGAGACAAGTTTGAGGTACTGGACTGGAGTGCATTTCTTCCTGAAATCAGGGATGCTATTGCTATAAGCTATGTGACCAATATTATCGTCATGACCATTTTCTATCTGGCTACAGGGCTTGGTATTTTCAATACCTTTTATATGTCAGTCATGGAACGCTCTTATGAATTCGGTGTTCTAATGGCTTTGGGGACACGGCCATGGCAAATCAGGGTTATAGTTTTACTGGAGACATTCTTCATGGGGATGATTGCCGTGACTCTTGGTGTATGCATGGGACTCAGCATGAATTATTACCTACAGAAAGTCGGGATTGATCTAAGCGGGAGTGTTGAGCCGATAACTTATGCCGGAGGCACCATTCTACCAAAAATTCATGCGTCGATAGACTTTTCTTACCAGATTTCAGCGGCATGTCTTTTGCTTTTTGTGTGCATTGCGGCGGGATTTTTACCCGCGAACAGGGCTGCAAAATTAAACCCCGTTCAGGTTATTCGAGGGGATTAA
- a CDS encoding outer membrane lipoprotein-sorting protein: MKNMKKTDKLKLYLILIIAAAISFPQTSFAVDLQTLIRNVEEQYNGDSSFVSATMQIKTGKWERTIAIQGWSLGRSYSLTKIIKPKKEKGIATLKANKEIWNYLPRIDRVIKIPPSMMGAPWMGSHISNDDLVKANHVDLDYDLSLVEETPELWRIRCIPKPNAPVIWGKIIYTILKKDYVPKTIEYFDEERLKVRTISFDNVQVMDGHILPLRMTVQPEDKPDERTVLTYTNLDFDISIKEDFFSLSKLKGMRTFKGLLERSRN; this comes from the coding sequence ATGAAAAATATGAAAAAAACAGATAAATTAAAACTTTATTTAATTCTAATTATTGCAGCTGCCATTTCATTTCCACAAACTTCATTTGCTGTTGATTTGCAGACTCTGATCCGCAATGTGGAGGAGCAGTATAACGGGGATTCATCCTTTGTAAGCGCTACTATGCAGATAAAAACCGGCAAATGGGAACGGACTATAGCAATTCAGGGCTGGTCACTTGGCCGTTCATACTCCTTAACCAAAATTATTAAGCCTAAAAAAGAAAAAGGGATAGCCACTCTTAAAGCGAATAAAGAGATCTGGAATTATCTGCCACGTATTGATCGGGTGATAAAAATACCGCCATCCATGATGGGAGCACCATGGATGGGAAGTCATATTTCAAATGACGACCTTGTAAAAGCTAATCATGTCGACTTGGATTATGATTTAAGCCTCGTCGAAGAAACCCCGGAACTGTGGCGTATCAGGTGCATACCCAAACCGAATGCTCCGGTGATCTGGGGTAAAATTATCTATACAATTTTAAAAAAGGATTATGTCCCCAAGACCATAGAATATTTTGATGAGGAGAGGCTTAAGGTTCGAACTATTTCGTTTGATAATGTTCAGGTGATGGATGGACATATCCTACCTTTGAGGATGACCGTCCAACCGGAAGACAAACCCGATGAACGAACTGTACTTACTTATACCAATCTTGATTTCGATATTTCGATAAAAGAAGACTTTTTTTCGCTGAGTAAACTAAAAGGGATGCGCACATTCAAAGGCCTTCTTGAGAGAAGTCGCAATTAA